A section of the Malania oleifera isolate guangnan ecotype guangnan chromosome 2, ASM2987363v1, whole genome shotgun sequence genome encodes:
- the LOC131149565 gene encoding glycine-rich RNA-binding protein 4, mitochondrial isoform X1, producing the protein MLCLNGVSLARTFPSTKWLFARHSCSKLFVGGLSYDTNETVLKDAFVQHGEIIEAVKVICHHVTGKSKGYGFVQFTSETAASTALKEMDGQLLDGRNIRVDYAHRGRL; encoded by the exons ATGCTGTGTTTGAATGGTGTCTCTCTTGCCCGCACCTTCCCTTCCACCAAATGGTTGTTTGCTCGGCATTCATGCAGCAAATTGTTTGTTGGAg GACTTTCTTATGACACAAATGAAACTGTTCTGAAGGATGCTTTTGTACAGCATGGTGAAATAATTGAAG CAGTTAAAGTTATATGCCATCATGTCACTGGGAAATCCAAGGGATATGGGTTTGTGCAGTTCACATCTGAAACTGCAGCTAGCACAGCTCTAAAAGAAATGGATGGTCAG TTACTCGATGGCAGAAATATTCGTGTGGATTATGCTCACAGAGGGCGACTTTGA
- the LOC131149565 gene encoding glycine-rich RNA-binding protein 4, mitochondrial isoform X2: protein MLCLNGVSLARTFPSTKWLFARHSCSKLFVGGLSYDTNETVLKDAFVQHGEIIEVKVICHHVTGKSKGYGFVQFTSETAASTALKEMDGQLLDGRNIRVDYAHRGRL, encoded by the exons ATGCTGTGTTTGAATGGTGTCTCTCTTGCCCGCACCTTCCCTTCCACCAAATGGTTGTTTGCTCGGCATTCATGCAGCAAATTGTTTGTTGGAg GACTTTCTTATGACACAAATGAAACTGTTCTGAAGGATGCTTTTGTACAGCATGGTGAAATAATTGAAG TTAAAGTTATATGCCATCATGTCACTGGGAAATCCAAGGGATATGGGTTTGTGCAGTTCACATCTGAAACTGCAGCTAGCACAGCTCTAAAAGAAATGGATGGTCAG TTACTCGATGGCAGAAATATTCGTGTGGATTATGCTCACAGAGGGCGACTTTGA